One region of Haloprofundus salilacus genomic DNA includes:
- a CDS encoding 30S ribosomal protein S3 has product MADEHQFIEDGLQKSQIDEFFATELGRAGYGGMDVAKTPMGTQIVLKAEKPGMVIGKGGKNIRKVTRQLEERFNLDDPQIDVQEVDEPDLNARIVADRLANALERGWYFRKAGHTTIDRIMDAGALGAEIKLNGKVTGARSRDEKFNRGYIKHNGEPAEEVVDTGQGVAVMKLGTIGVTVKIIPPGAQLPDDFSVAEDVEVEAVEQIADTEGVEDLLEEPDDEKVPDVGEDADDVPAEHAGEDDAQDAIDEEVVEEVVQESGETAKPQEEPVATGDVDDEEHELDADEEATDDVETELSELDEEVEQEAADLVAEMEADEEEEGQ; this is encoded by the coding sequence ATGGCAGACGAACATCAGTTCATCGAAGACGGACTCCAGAAGTCCCAGATCGACGAGTTCTTCGCGACCGAACTCGGCCGCGCCGGCTACGGTGGCATGGACGTCGCGAAGACGCCGATGGGGACCCAGATCGTCCTGAAAGCCGAGAAGCCCGGCATGGTCATCGGTAAGGGCGGCAAGAACATCCGCAAGGTCACCCGTCAGCTCGAGGAGCGGTTCAACCTCGACGACCCCCAGATCGACGTCCAGGAGGTCGACGAACCGGACCTGAACGCGCGCATCGTCGCGGACCGACTCGCGAACGCGCTCGAACGCGGCTGGTACTTCCGCAAAGCTGGTCACACGACCATTGACCGCATCATGGACGCGGGCGCGCTCGGCGCGGAGATCAAGCTCAACGGCAAGGTCACCGGCGCTCGCTCGCGCGACGAGAAGTTCAACCGCGGCTACATCAAGCACAACGGCGAACCCGCCGAGGAAGTCGTCGACACCGGTCAGGGCGTCGCCGTGATGAAGCTCGGTACCATCGGCGTGACGGTGAAGATCATCCCGCCGGGAGCGCAGCTCCCCGACGACTTCTCCGTCGCCGAGGACGTCGAGGTCGAGGCGGTCGAACAGATCGCCGACACCGAGGGCGTCGAGGACCTCCTCGAAGAGCCCGACGACGAGAAAGTGCCGGACGTCGGCGAGGACGCCGACGACGTGCCCGCCGAACACGCCGGCGAGGACGACGCGCAGGACGCCATCGACGAGGAAGTCGTCGAGGAGGTCGTCCAGGAGTCCGGCGAGACCGCGAAGCCGCAGGAAGAGCCGGTCGCGACCGGCGATGTCGACGACGAAGAGCACGAGCTTGACGCCGACGAGGAGGCGACCGACGACGTGGAGACGGAGCTCTCCGAACTCGACGAGGAAGTCGAGCAGGAGGCCGCCGACCTCGTCGCCGAGATGGAAGCCGACGAAGAGGAGGAGGGTCAGTAG